The following proteins are co-located in the Xiphophorus maculatus strain JP 163 A chromosome 8, X_maculatus-5.0-male, whole genome shotgun sequence genome:
- the rab14 gene encoding ras-related protein Rab-14 → MATAPYNYSYIFKYIIIGDMGVGKSCLLHQFTEKKFMADCPHTIGVEFGTRIIEVSGQKIKLQIWDTAGQERFRAVTRSYYRGAAGALMVYDITRRSTYNHLSSWLTDARNLTNPNTVIILIGNKADLEAQRDVTYEEAKQFAEENGLLFLEASAKTGENVEDAFLEAAKKIYQNIQDGSLDLNAAESGVQHKPSAPQGGRLTSEPQPQREGCGC, encoded by the exons ATGGCCACTGCACCATATAACTACtcctacattttcaaatacatcaTTATTG GGGACATGGGGGTAGGAAAGTCCTGTTTGCTTCACCAGTTCACAGAAAAGAAAT TTATGGCAGACTGCCCTCATACAATCGGCGTGGAGTTTGGGACGAGGATAATCGAGGTGAGCGGACAGAAAATCAAGCTGCAGATTTGGGACACAGCAGGTCAGGAGCGCTTCAGGGCCGTCACCCGCTCCTACTACCGCGGGGCTGCAGGGGCACTTATGGTCTACGACATTACCAG GAGAAGCACTTACAACCACCTGAGCAGCTGGCTTACTGACGCCAGAAACCTCACCAACCCCAATACT GTCATCATTCTCATAGGAAACAAAGCTGACCTGGAGGCCCAGAGGGACGTCACGTATGAGGAGGCGAAGCAGTTTGCTGAGGAGAACG gTTTATTGTTTCTGGAAGCCAGTGCAAAAAC AGGTGAAAACGTCGAGGACGCCTTCCTTGAAGCCGCTAAGAAAATCTACCAGAATATCCAAGATGGCAGCCTGGACCTGAACGCCGCCGAGTCAGGGGTGCAGCACAAGCCCTCGGCGCCTCAGGGCGGTCGGCTAACCAGTGAACCCCAGCCCCAGAGGGAAGGTTGCGGCTGCTAA